The genomic stretch TGAGCTGGACCAGCTGCAAGGAGAGGTATCATGACTGTTGTTTCATGTAGGAGCCATCAACCTTGCCTTTCCCAGGGTCCTTTTCGTTATCTATTCAACGACTCGAGAAGTATTTTATACCGACATTCGTGAGTGATAAGTAAAATACTCGGCCGATTAAACGTTTCGAGGTAAGTGATATCGTTCTCCAAGATCAGCAGTCGACTGTGTAGTGATTCTACGCCTTCCTCAAAAACGATCATTGCGACATTTGCAACTTTTTCCTCAAGACAAGCTGATCTCGAAAAGCACCtttggtagcctgcgagcaagctctcctatttgggtgagcgaagcaagccgcgcgagaacgcgcgagcgtcTCTtctcgcgtgcctctcgcgcgtCTGCTTTTCACGATATCTCAAAATGGAGAGCTTCCTCGCGGGCTACACCTTTGGGTGCCATGTGACCACCTGAAATAAGGGTTCTTTCTCATTCTTTAGTAGTGACATAAAATGACGAAAGAAAGGCCCTTGAAACGAGGTTGAGGGACTACAGACCTGAGATTATGGCTCCTAATGAGAAGGTTTTATCCCTGTCCCAGGCTCCCTCTTATACCtgttgatgttaattttatatTTAGGACTGGGACCAAATCCGCATGCTTTCGAATGAACTGATGGAACTTGCTATGGCAGAGTATGATGGACCAATAGTAGACGACACTGTTACGGAAGAACAATGGGAACAAAATACAATTGGTAACGCTGAAGAAGAAGACGCACACATCGAGCTTTGAGAGCCGAATTAATcgctagaatttttttttactctgatTGGACAGTAATTATGGTTCAGGTCATTTGAGTGGCCTAGTCGACAAAACTCTTagataaaagttttttttttttttcgtttgtaaaATTTAATGACACAAAGTGTACCCGAGTCAACATTTATCCGCGGAAGCACGGTGTaaatattttgtaattaaaagTTTACAGACATTTACAGATTTATATATTTAAAACTTATACTTTCAAATCAAACGTGGTCCTTAGGGACCTTAGTTAAAGTGCATTACGTTAAATCTATTTGTCGCAAATAAACTTCCTGCCATTTGATAATTTTTCACAAGAATACAAAATTAGAGCCCAGGTTCAAATCTTTGCGACTTCTCTTTCAAAACCATCATTGTTCCTTTGTTGAATCCTTGTCAGTTTCCATAAGTCTTGGACAAGTTCTTATCAAATGATTACTTTCACCACATCTGTGACATGTTCGTAAGTGCCGCCTAGCATACGGGCATTTCTTCATCCTGTGACCTTGTTCATTGCAGTTATAACACAATGACGTGTGTTTTCTGGCGCCTTTTTTCACCGAGCGACTCTTCTTTTTCACATTTCCACCATCTGGTGACGTCACTAGCACTGCGATCTTGCCTTTGTCAGTGTTGACAATCTGCAATTGTACTTTCTCACCTTCAGTAAGACTACGATATCCTTTGGACTTAATTGCACTCTGAAAATAGGAACAGAAACGTTTATAccgtttgtttatttttatcttgtctttttgcgtctaaaaaaatataaccCATGGAGGTATACAAGATAAGAAACCTAGTTGCCTTGTTGAATGAGCGTCCACTTCTATAAAGACTGTTTGTCTAAATAAGTGCAAAAGAGTTACTGTCATGCTCTACCTTCGATAATGTTTCGCATACTGGCGCGGACGTCAAGAGAACATTAATTTCGGGCTACCTAAGTACATCGTTAACTTGTTCAGTGGTCAAACCGCCGTGAGTATCAGTGATACAAACCGTACCACGGCTATTTCAACGCGGcagtagaagaaaaaaaaaatggctggaTTTATCgcattcattttgtttttaacctgAGATTTGCTGAAATATAGCAAGTGGAAGTGAAAACGTATGGCTAAGTACTGCAAATTATAATGATATAAAACTGATGTGTCTCTGCGGACTTCGCCATTTTATTTCTTCCTTTCCAGTGGCCAATATTTAGTGACGTCACGATCTTTTGCGACGTTTACAACGAATCAAAGCTGACAGTCCGTCTCGAAGGATTAAAAGGCTCGACATGTAAAAAGTGAGTTTCAATTTGAagcaaattaacaaaaaaccaTTGTCGGAGTTGCCGTTCAAAATGTTCAACCTTTTTGTTGCACTCAAATGAAGTACTGTTTTGGGTCATGTGCTTTTCGCCCCTTCCGTTTTTTTAGTCAATGATgattttgccgtttttgcaaATACCTGCTAAGTTTGGAAAACATTTAAGTATAGATAATTAGGAAGAAAAAGATTATAGTTTTGCCAAAGAAGACGCTTTTTGCTTCTTATAGCCGCAGCTTTGTTCAGTTCGCTTTTGGTTTGTTAAGAAAGAAATAtagagaataaagaaaattaaattaacatgAGCCGTCAGGTGTAAGTTTTGAAAGAGAAGATGCTAACAAAGACGGAAATCCTTTGTAtgataaaatattgaaattgaaACCTCGCCAGTACTTCTCTGTCTAATATTTTTATCAGTTTGCCATGGAAAATTGCAGTTAGAATATTGGCAGTTATATCCTGGACTCGTCCGAGATACTTGACCGGTTTACGTGTATAGTTATATCGAACTAAGATAATCAGAAATGAAAGGATAGTAAGTCATCGGCGAATATTTCACGAAAATTGTTAGACGCGTGAGACTGAATATTTATGCTTTGCAATTTCGACATCGAAccacaaacaataaaaaatatatcaacaCATGGCAATATTCCTGTAGAAGTTGTGCGAAGCACAAACGTGGCAATTCAGTGAGTGTCAAATGAAATTATCAGGAACGCCAACTATCTATAAATAATTGATAGGAGTTTTCAAACATAAAGAAAAACCTTTGAATAGAATAACCGCAAGAAAATCGAAGATCCGGTgtgcaaaataaataatattcatACAACCTTATAACTAAAAACGAAAAGTTAGaacacacaataaaaaaaattaaatatcttTAAATTCAATTTCAAGGTGATGTATTTACCTGGTGAACAAAAATGTCTTCTTTCTCATCGTCTGTCGTAACAAAGCCAAATCCTTTGACAATGTTAAACCATTTTACGGAACCAGCCATTAAGTGACTCTCTTGGATGGTTTCTTCACCCTCTATagataaaacacaaacaaggcTTTATTTCAGTTCTGTTTCCTAACATCTTGAGTTCTTTTTTAGCTTTTGCTATAAAGCATTGTACAGGGTGAGTAGAAAAGGATCTTTCCATTTCGAGCTAAAGAGGAAACAGGTTTATATGGTAAATGAAGAGGTTTTTGAAAGCAGCAGTACATAAAGACCGACGACTTCATAATGAATGTCCGTATCAGTAAAAACGCATTTGAAAGATCAGAGGTACTTGGGAGAACTAACGGCAGCAAACTGATTGTTATTCGATACAGTTTTAATTAAATTGAAGGGACTCATCTTGGTTCACGGCAATAATATTAATTGAAAACCAGAGAAATTTTTGTCCTAAAGAATGCTGAAAACTACAAAAATGTAATTCTGTAAGCAAAACAGTGCGTAGATAGATACCTGTCATTTGGGCAATCACATAAAGTCCTGATAAAATCCTTGTCTTGTTTGGCAGTAAACTATCTGAGTCAGTTGACAAATGTTGGCGGAATTCGGTTGAGGCCCATGTTAAATTCGTAGTCTGTGTGATCGATATGACATGCAGAGCCTGATAAAGAAGCAAGTTTTTTGGAATATCTAAGCAGCAGTATATCTAATACCTACAAGCCTCAGGTCATTACCTGCCTGAACCAATAAGAGAGCTTGAATTGCTTTTATAATTGATCTTACTTTAGCGCCACAAAGGAAGTTCTGTCAACAGTAATTGAAAAGACAACTGATTTATCTCATGAACTGTGAAGGCTTGATTCCTATTGGCTTCATCAGATTCCGGTTGCGATCATGAAACCACCAATTATTCGAAATCCATTGATTATTTTTATAGATATTTCTCAGCTGTTTTGTTATCACATACGCTCATGTCTTAACCACGAAACATTGTCACCttggaagagaaaaaagagaatgagagacaatattttcaaaataatctGATAAAAGCAGGTTTAAAGATGTGACGATTTGAGCCTGAGACTAAATTGTTTTTCGTATTTGGGAGAAATATCAGagactaaaaaaatgaaataagaatTACCAGGAATTTACTGACATAGTGAAGCAAAACAGCCGAGatttcttcttcagttttattttgatcgattttttttatttgattgtTCAAAACAGTAGATAACGATCAAAAGAATTGGGTGCGTTATTTTTATCACATCCGAAAGGCGGAATTAAATGgctttcaaattttaattaagTCCAACCTGGTGTCAGCTTACAAGCATGCCaagttgtgtgtgtgtgttttgtatGATATTCGAACATCAAACTTGTTGCCAGGATGTaggagagaagaagaagagacGAGGATTGTCACGTGATCTATCCCGCCTAGCGCTTGTTCCCTATTTTTGATTCGtattggttgtcacgtgacctatGGTTAAGCTATCGCAAAATATGGGTAAAATTTCTTAAGATGGAACTTTGGCTTTCGTTCTTATTTCACCTTTCGCCACAAATTTGCGAGGGAACGTCTGCTACGGCAGGTTACGAAAATTCGACTGCTTGCGACTCCTTGAAGATTTAAAATCAGACTCGCTTAAATTCACTTTCTTTTCCCAATCTGTACATCTCCATTAGGAGATACTTCTTGCCTCGTTCCCAGGCTCTCTCTCTTCTTCCCTTCCCTGGAGCAAGAGAGAGAAGGGGAAGTGCTTTGGGAGCAAAAATAGATGGaaactttaaaaatagatcAGCAAATCAACGACCATAATGCAATTAGTCCAGTGGCCgggagcttttaaaaataaaacctggatcagcaaagaacaacaacaacaacaacaataccttTATCCGCCTTGTACTTAATTACAtacatgaaagagaaaaaaaaaaaaaaaatatatatatatatatatatatatatatatatatatatatatatatttatttgtacttaATAAGGCCTGGAGCTGAAATAATCCTAAGATTTTCTAGCCAGTTCTccagaaagaaataattgacaACTCTTAGCGTCGTGAGTTTGCTGTTATTCGAGGGAAGAGAGACCCTGCGGAAGATGTTGATAGAAGTAGGAGCGCAAGAACAAGGTGTGATTTTCCATTACCACAGGGAAATAACGCACGCAGGTATTGTAGAAGACGATGATACTAAAACCTCGTTGATGCGACCGCTAAAAGGCCTTAAAAGTAAGGTCGTGGTGACCTTTACGTTTGGGAccaaataatttgttttttacaatttataGGGGAAAATACCGACTTACGACTGTGAAAGCATACTTTTTTATTGAATAACTAGAGCATTCCGCTATTGGACAAAATTTGATTTATACCTTTGTTCTAACACTACTTTAAATTTATTTGCCACTGATTAATGctttaatttgcattttacagaatagaaaaaaaatacgtttcCAGATACAGCGGTTCCATGTTAATTCAGGCGTACTTtctgttacagtcaaaccttgctttatggacacctcattattgtggacagttttctttgtcctgaGAAAAACATTTCCTTACATCTCTCTAAATTcacctgcttaatacggacatcccgttaatacggactctttctatggccccctcgactcagtgtccttattaacggggtttgactgtaattccagAAACCCGAGTTACGCGGCATCAGCTCTAGTAGGCCTTACCAACTCTTTTATACCTTATTCCACCTTATGTTCTACTTTTATGCATAGCaacttttgaaaacctttcGATGAATATTTCCATCACTTTTTTAATAAATGTTACAGTAGCACTACCGCGCGCTTGGTTGTTTTCCGTTGCGGAAGAGTCAAGTTCCACTTCATCTTCCTCAGCGTATGATCCATACCCAAAACTCTCCACAGTTTTattcacttctttttcaaagtTGAAATGAACTTTTTGCTTATTGAGAATGGGTACAATCATATTAAATTTATCGATTTTCTTGTTGATCAAACGCATTTTCTGTTCAAACTCCTTTACATCGTGATTCCATTGGACAGTGGCTTGAAGTGCTAATGGACTGGGTCCCAGTTTCATTCTTCTAAACAACAGTCCTTCTCTGAAAAGTTCAATGTCCTGTCGAATTTCTTTCTCCAACGAAATCCATTCTGGTGCAAATCCTGAGTCTATGAGTACTTTATTAAGCCTCCGCGTGGTTGAATCTACatcgagaaaaaaaagcaataggaattattattttcatactCAACCTGCTTATGAATTATTATTTAGTTCAGGACTCCTTTTGAAGCGTTTCCCAGGTGCGAATCACAAAATCAAACAACATCAATACTGTTACTGACTGCAAATTAATCTAAAGAATTCTTGGGCAAATGACATGCAAAAACCACAATATGCTAAGAGAAATAAATATACTTGCAAAACAACTAATTAAAATCTGCATGGTTATTAAGAAGTCAACACTGTAGCAATACaatttaaatagaaaaaaattatacttCAATAGTCAGAGGGTACAGATTCAGTACTTACCAACATAGTACTCCTGTTCAAGTTTCAGTGGCTTTCCACTTCCTGctaaatttttaaattctcCTTTAGACATGGCTTCTTGTATGAGATCCTCTACAAGTCTGTCAATTACCTTAGAGTACTTAGATCTTTTTATAGCTCTCTTTTCAGGTTCAGCTATTGAGGTTTCCTGTTCTCCAAACTGCTGTGTCTTGTGATCTATGACTTTGTCTGAAGCTCTTTGCACTCTGTAATATTGGTACTGTTTCTGTCTCTTTGATGGTGAACCAATCCCAATGCCTTCATATTCTAGGTATTGCCTAGTTGGGGCAAAAGATACAAAAAGCATTAATAGACCACTTATAAAAAGGCCCTCTGCAGCTCAGGGTCAAGTGACTATCAAAATTATGCGAAAACTATGGGATATACCCTTTAAATACCAAGGATAGAAAAGCATAAGACAAATAGTGAGTCTGCCATATACTAGGATTTAGACTCTTAACATTGCAATCTTAGGTTGGTATGGAGACAATACTATATGTAGGAATGAAATTTCTCCAGACACTCTCACCCAAGTCTGATATAGTCCAAGAGAGATTGGagataaaataataaaggaAAATGCTATTTGATAATAGAGGAAAATGTTATTTGCTCTTACACATTTTTAGCCCACAGAGCAGGCACTAGGAAataatgggcgcaagaaagaatgAGCACGCATGTCTCCCTCGAGTATGCCCGGTCATGTCTTATTATTTCCTAGcacctgctatgcaggctacctGGGAGAGGGCTGTGTCCATATATGGGTTTAAAATATTAATCGCATGTCTCTCACATTTTGCACTCACCTctgcgcctgaggaggaggtgggaagggtatggttttcaaggagATTTGTCTGATGATACAGGGATCAGTGGGCGTCTTGATGTACAATAATGAAGAAAAAACGTCCTTTGGACTGTGACGCAATATTGGTAATTGCCTGTTATATCAGAATGCCTTCATAGAGCAGAACTACCCAGTTACCCCTCCCCTACCCTGTAGAATGAGAACAATCAGGAAAATTCTTTAGTCGAACGTTTACATCCGATATATTTTTAATTGGAACAggcttaaaatattttaaaatcgaTGCCCACTGGAAGAAGTTTTTCTGCAATTTAAGTGAGCTGAAATGTGTACTTAAAAGGTTAACTATGCGGGATTTTCTCCCCCCTACCGTTCTGCGTACCCGCTACTTACCTATGTTGAGGAGCGGTATGGT from Porites lutea chromosome 1, jaPorLute2.1, whole genome shotgun sequence encodes the following:
- the LOC140940790 gene encoding dnaJ homolog subfamily C member 28-like, which encodes MAAVRMTLSRAQIPVLVLADYVGFKQITRFLCTTASSVKVKDCFLLLGLDWSATVVDVREAYLRLAKQYHPDCGKTTADAVKFARIEQAYRVVIEHVTTSVEKGPEVTDQDFDKEIVFDIHHTAPQHRQYLEYEGIGIGSPSKRQKQYQYYRVQRASDKVIDHKTQQFGEQETSIAEPEKRAIKRSKYSKVIDRLVEDLIQEAMSKGEFKNLAGSGKPLKLEQEYYVDSTTRRLNKVLIDSGFAPEWISLEKEIRQDIELFREGLLFRRMKLGPSPLALQATVQWNHDVKEFEQKMRLINKKIDKFNMIVPILNKQKVHFNFEKEVNKTVESFGYGSYAEEDEVELDSSATENNQARGSATVTFIKKVMEIFIERFSKVAMHKSRT
- the LOC140923785 gene encoding uncharacterized protein, with product MTEGEETIQESHLMAGSVKWFNIVKGFGFVTTDDEKEDIFVHQSAIKSKGYRSLTEGEKVQLQIVNTDKGKIAVLVTSPDGGNVKKKSRSVKKGARKHTSLCYNCNEQGHRMKKCPYARRHLRTCHRCGESNHLIRTCPRLMETDKDSTKEQ